The nucleotide sequence GGCGGTAATAATCCTGCCAGGCGCCAATGGCATGCTCTGCGGTCTGGGCGGGAATGAAGCGGGTGAAGACGGTCCGCGCGGGATCGCGCTCCACCAGCGCCTCGATGGCGGGCAGGGTACGGGTCAGCCATGGAGCGCACCAGTCGGTGTCGGTGGCGAACATGGTCTGCACGTCGATGCAGAGATGGACGCGGCGGGCGGCGGCATCAGCCATGGCGGTGGTTACCAGACAAGGGCCGACCAGGGCCCAAGCGCGAGCCTCTCGCCATCGACCCGATGCGTTCCCGTGGCGGCCGCCGGACGATCGACCTTGCACGCGAGCGTGATGGCCTTGTCCTGTGGGTTGAGCGCCATGGAATAGGTGCCGGCCTCAAACACCCAGGTAATAATAAGGCCATTTTCCTGGCGGGCGCTGTGGGCGGCGCGGCAGACGCTTGAGGTCAGGGGCCAGACAATGTCGCGACGATATTGGGCGAGCTGGCGGAAGCGCGCGAGCGCGGCGACGGCGTCGGGAGCGGAAAAACCATCCCAGTCGAGCCGCGCCATGTCGAAGGTCTCGGTGGCGTTGGGATCGGGCAGGCCACCGGGCGGCAGCTTTTCCTTGAACATCTCCTTCATCTGCTGGTCGCGATCCCGCCGCTTGGCTTCTGCGGCCTCTTCGGGAAAATCGATGAAGAAGGGGAAGCGCGTGCGCAGGCTGGCTTCTTCGCCCATGAAGAGCAGCGGGATCTGGGGGGCGAGCAGGGCTACGAAATAGAGGAAGTCGAGTTTTTCAGCCGATATGCGGTCGGCCAGGCGGCGGGCGTCGGCACGATTGCCGATCTGGTCGTGATTCTGGACATAGGTGATGAAAGCATCGGGCGGCAGGTCGCTGGCGGGCTCGTTGCGGGTAGTGCCGTCGGAGGGACCGGGGGCTTCGCCATCATGGACAAAGCCATCGGCGAGGGCCTTTTCGAGGTCCGCGAAGGGGTCCTTTTCCGGATCGTCATAGCCGAACTTGGGCGCGCCGGTGACGAGGTGGGTGAGGACATGGTGGATGTCGTCGTTCCACTGGGCGGCGTAGAGGACGGGCTCATCCTCCGGAGTCCGTTCGAGCCAGGTGGCGGTATTTTCCATGTTCTCGAGGATCAGCTTGGCGTGGCGCTTGGCGGTGCGCGCCACATGGGCAAGCTCGATGAGGAAACGGTCGCGCGCCTCGGTGCCGATCTCGTGGACGCTGTCGAAGCGCAGGCCGTCGAAATCGAACTCCTCAAGCCACATGCGGGCGTTCTCATAATAGAACTGGCGCACCATGGGTTGGGTGAAGTCTACCGCGGGGCCCCAGGGGGTCTCGATGTCGTCGGCGAAAAACTCCGGCGCAACCTTGGGGGCGAAATTGTCGACCTCGCCAAAATGGTTGTAGACGACATCGAGCACCATGCAGAGCCCCAGCGCATGGGCGCGGTCGACGAGGGCGCGCAACTCCTCGGGCGTGCCATAGGCGCTCTCGGGGGCAAAGATCAGCGTGCCGTCATAGCCCCAGTTGCGGGTGCCGGGAAATTCGTTGAGCGGCATGATTTCGAGGCAGGTGTAGCCGGCATCGCGAAAATGCTCGAGGCGGCGGGCCAGTCCGGCAAAGGTGCCTTCGGGGCTGGCCGTGCCGACATGGACCTCGCAGATGAGGGTTTCGTGCCAGGGGCGCAGCGGGGTTTTCCGCCGGGAGGGCGGCAGCGGAGCGCGCACGACGGACCAGCCGGTGGCGTCTCCGTCCTGCTGACGGGAGCCAAGGTCGGGGAAAACCAGCTCGCCAATGGCGAATTTATAGCGTGTGCCGGGGCCTGCATCGGCGACTTCGAGCTGCCAGAAGCCATCCGGAGCGCGTGTCAGGGGCCGCGGGGCCTGGCCCCTGATCAGCAGGTTCGGCGCCTTGGCGCTGGGCGCCCAAAGGCGGAAAGTGGTGGTCTCTGCTCCCACGAGGGGTCCGTGGCGGGTGGTTTGCCGTACCAGAGCCTCGGGGGCCTTATCCAAGATCAGATCCATAGCGTACCTCCACAGCCCGCAACGGCAGGATGCAGCTTCGGTTCCAGCGGGTTAGGAGGTGGGCGGGGCAGGTTTTGTCCTTCGGCGGAGGACAGTGTGCTAGGGATTGGCGGCGGGCGGCGGCCGGTGTTTTCACGATTGCGAGAACCATTTGCGCCCTCGCGACGTATCATCCTCAGCGTATCAAGTGAGATTTTCGGTCATGGCTGCAGCGAGCAAAGCGGAATCCCCCCGCGCGTCCACCAAGCGCAAGCGGGGCTGGGGCAAGTGGCTGGTGCTGGCGCTCGCTCTGGCGGCGGTCGGGACCTATGGATTTATCGAGCGGCCGTGGGAAGAAAAGCCGGCGGAAGTGGCGGTGGAAGCGGTGGCGGCCGGGCCGATGAGCCAGCTGCTCGCGGTCAATGGGCGCGTCGTGCCGCGCGAAGAGGTCAAGGTGCGCTCGGCGGTTTCAGCACCGGCGCTGCAGGTCAATGTCGCCGAGGGCGATGAGGTCAAGGCTGGCGAAGTGCTGGTGCAGCTCGATGTGGCGCGGCCCAAGGCGCTGCTCGACCAGGCGCGCGCGGCGCTCGAAGCCGGGATCGTGCGCCAGCAGCAGGCACAGGCAACGGCCGACCGGGCGACGGCGCTGGGCGAGAATGCCTCGCGCTCGACCCGCGAGGACGCCGATCTGGCGCTGACGGCGGCGGCGACCGAGGTCAGTCGCCTGCGTGCGGCGCTCGACGAGGCGGAAACCGCGCTCAAGCAATATTCGATTACTGCGCCGCTCAGTGGCGTGGTGCTGTCGCGCTCGGTGGAGCGGGGGCAGCTGGTGGATCTGCAGTCCGAGCTGTTCACCATTGCCGATATCGACACGCTGCTGGTCGATACGGAAGTGGATGAGCTTTATTCGGCACGGATCGAAGAGGGGCTGAAGGTCTTGCTGCAGCCGGTGGGTGATAGTGTGCCGCGCCATGGTTCGGTGGTGTTTGCGGCGCCGCGCGTCGATATTTCGACCGGTGGGCGCATGGTCAAGATCGCCTTTGACGATCCGACGACGCTGCCGGTGGGCCTCACGGTCAATGCCAATATCATCGTGGCCGAGGTGGAAGAGGCGTTGTCCATTCCGCGCGGGGCGATCATCACCGAAGCGACGGAGAGCCATGTGTTCGTCGTCGAAGGCGATGTGGTGGTGGCGCGCAAAATCGAATTTTCCGACTGGCCGGCGGAGCGGGTGATGGTCACCGAGGGGCTGAGCGCGGGCGATCTCGTGGTGCTCGATCCAAGTGCGGTGGCGGCGGGCGAAAAAGTGAAGGTCGAATAGGCCATGCTCTACGGGCTCAAGATCGCCATGCGGTATCTGACCGCCAACAAGGCCCAGACGGGGCTGCTCATCGCCGGGGTGGCGGTGGGCGTCTTTGTCTTCATCTTCATGAGTGCGCTGATCGGCGGGCTGGCGGTGTTCCTCGTGCAGCGGACGGTGGGCGATATTGCCCATGTGACCGTCGAAGCGCCGAGCCGCAGTGCCGGGCTTATCCTGCCCGACAACCCGGGATATCTCGTGGTCGAACAGGCCTCCAACCAGCGCGAGCAATTGCGCACGGCTGGGGCCTTCCTGCCGCTGATCGAGCGGATGGATGGGGTTGTCGCTGTTTCGCCGCAGATTGTCGGCAATGGTTTTCTGGTGCGCGGGCAGGTGACGGCGCCGGTCGGCGTGACCGGGGTCGAGCCGGACAAGGTTTCGGCCATCGCCAATCTCGACAAGGGGCTCGTCGCCGGCAATACGCTGCTCGCCAATAACGGGATCATCCTCGGTAAGGCGC is from Devosia sp. SD17-2 and encodes:
- a CDS encoding alpha-amylase family glycosyl hydrolase, translating into MDLILDKAPEALVRQTTRHGPLVGAETTTFRLWAPSAKAPNLLIRGQAPRPLTRAPDGFWQLEVADAGPGTRYKFAIGELVFPDLGSRQQDGDATGWSVVRAPLPPSRRKTPLRPWHETLICEVHVGTASPEGTFAGLARRLEHFRDAGYTCLEIMPLNEFPGTRNWGYDGTLIFAPESAYGTPEELRALVDRAHALGLCMVLDVVYNHFGEVDNFAPKVAPEFFADDIETPWGPAVDFTQPMVRQFYYENARMWLEEFDFDGLRFDSVHEIGTEARDRFLIELAHVARTAKRHAKLILENMENTATWLERTPEDEPVLYAAQWNDDIHHVLTHLVTGAPKFGYDDPEKDPFADLEKALADGFVHDGEAPGPSDGTTRNEPASDLPPDAFITYVQNHDQIGNRADARRLADRISAEKLDFLYFVALLAPQIPLLFMGEEASLRTRFPFFIDFPEEAAEAKRRDRDQQMKEMFKEKLPPGGLPDPNATETFDMARLDWDGFSAPDAVAALARFRQLAQYRRDIVWPLTSSVCRAAHSARQENGLIITWVFEAGTYSMALNPQDKAITLACKVDRPAAATGTHRVDGERLALGPWSALVW
- a CDS encoding efflux RND transporter periplasmic adaptor subunit — protein: MAAASKAESPRASTKRKRGWGKWLVLALALAAVGTYGFIERPWEEKPAEVAVEAVAAGPMSQLLAVNGRVVPREEVKVRSAVSAPALQVNVAEGDEVKAGEVLVQLDVARPKALLDQARAALEAGIVRQQQAQATADRATALGENASRSTREDADLALTAAATEVSRLRAALDEAETALKQYSITAPLSGVVLSRSVERGQLVDLQSELFTIADIDTLLVDTEVDELYSARIEEGLKVLLQPVGDSVPRHGSVVFAAPRVDISTGGRMVKIAFDDPTTLPVGLTVNANIIVAEVEEALSIPRGAIITEATESHVFVVEGDVVVARKIEFSDWPAERVMVTEGLSAGDLVVLDPSAVAAGEKVKVE